The following are from one region of the Prionailurus bengalensis isolate Pbe53 chromosome A2, Fcat_Pben_1.1_paternal_pri, whole genome shotgun sequence genome:
- the TRPV6 gene encoding transient receptor potential cation channel subfamily V member 6, whose protein sequence is MGLPLPKDKGFILCLWRKFCSWFQRQESWAQSRDEQNLQQQKRIWESPLLLAAKENNVQALNKLLKYEACEVHQRGAMGETALHIAALYDNLEAAVVLMEAAPELVFEPMTSELYEGQTALHIAIVNQNVNLVRALLAHGASVSARATGMAFRRSPRNLIYFGEHPLSFAACVGSEEMVRLLIEHGADIRAQDSLGNTVLHILVLQPNKTFACQMYNLLLSYDGRRDHLQSLDLVPNHQGLTPFKLAGVEGNTVMFQHLMQKRKHIQWTYGPLTSTLYDLTEIDSSGDEQSLLELIVTTKKREARQILDQTPVKELVSLKWKKYGRPYFCVLGTIYLLYIICFTVCCVYRPLKPRTNNHTGPRDNTLLQQKLLQEAYVSPQDDLRLVGELVTVIGAVLILLAEIPDIFRVGVTRFFGQTILGGPFHVLIITYACMVLVTMVMRLTNANGEVVPMSFALVLGWCNVMYFARGFQMLGPFTIMIQKMIFGDLMRFCWLMAVVILGFASAFYIIFQTEDPDELGHFYDYPMALFSTFELFLTVIDGPANYDVDLPFMYSITYAAFAIIATLLMLNLLIAMMGDTHWRVAHERDELWRAQVVATTVMLERKLPRCLWPRSGICGREYGLGDRWFLRVEDRQDLNRQRMRRYAHAFHIPASEDSDKASEKLRLDHPSGPHLCPSTPSVSRSTSRSSANWERLRQGTLRRELRGLVNRGLEDGEGWEYQI, encoded by the exons AATCTGGGAGTCTCCTCTACTTCTAGCTGCCAAGGAGAACAACGTCCAGGCTCTCAACAAGCTACTCAAGTATGAGGCCTGTGAGGTGCACCAGAGAG GAGCCATGGGGGAGACAGCACTGCACATAGCGGCCCTCTATGACAACCTGGAGGCTGCCGTGGTGCTGATGGAGGCTGCCCCGGAGCTGGTCTTTGAGCCCATGACATCGGAGCTGTACGAGG GTCAGACCGCCCTGCACATAGCCATCGTGAACCAGAATGTGAACTTGGTGAGAGCCCTGCTTGCCCACGGGGCCAGTGTGTCTGCGAGAGCCACAGGCATGGCGTTCCGCCGCAGCCCCCGCAACCTCATCTACTTTG GGGAGCACCCCTTGTCCTTTGCTGCCTGCGTGGGCAGTGAGGAGATGGTGAGGCTGCTCATTGAGCATGGAGCTGACATCCGGGCCCAGGACTCCCTGG GAAACACCGTGTTGCACATCCTCGTCCTGCAGCCCAACAAGACCTTTGCCTGCCAGATGTACAACCTGCTGCTGTCCTATGATGGGCGCAGGGACCACCTGCAGTCCCTGGACCTCGTGCCCAATCACCAGGGTCTCACCCCCTTCAAGCTGGCCGGAGTGGAGGGCAACACCGTG ATGTTCCAGCACCTGATGCAGAAGCGGAAGCACATCCAGTGGACCTACGGGCCGCTGACCTCCACTCTATACGACCTCACCGAGATCGACTCTTCAGGGGATGAGCAGTCTCTCCTGGAACTTATTGTTACCACCAAGAAGCGGGAG GCTCGCCAGATCCTGGACCAGACCCCGGTGAAAGAGCTGGTGAGCCTCAAGTGGAAGAAATACGGGCGGCCGTACTTCTGCGTGCTGGGCACCATATACCTGCTGTACATCATCTGTTTCACCGTGTGCTGCGTCTACCGCCCCCTCAAGCCCAGGACCAATAACCACACTGGTCCCCGGGACAACACGCTCCTACAGCAGAAGCTACTTCAG GAGGCCTATGTGAGCCCCCAGGATGACCTCCGCCTGGTGGGGGAGCTGGTGACCGTCATCGGAGCTGTGCTCATTCTGCTTGCAGAG ATTCCAGACATCTTCAGGGTGGGGGTCACTCGCTTCTTTGGACAGACCATCCTCGGGGGGCCATTCCACGTCCTCAT catcaCCTACGCCTGCATGGTGCTGGTGACCATGGTGATGCGGCTCACGAACGCCAATGGGGAGGTGGTGCCCATGTCCTTCGCCCTGGTGCTGGGCTGGTGCAATGTCATGTACTTCGCCCGAGGATTCCAGATGTTGGGCCCCTTCACCATCATGATCCAGAAG ATGATTTTTGGCGACCTGATGCGGTTCTGCTGGCTGATGGCTGTGGTCATCCTGGGCTTTGCCTCAG CCTTCTATATCATCTTCCAGACAGAGGACCCTGACGAGCTGGGCCATTTCTACGACTACCCCATGGCGCTGTTCAGCACCTTCGAGCTGTTCCTCACCGTCATTGACGGGCCTGCCAACTATGACGTGGATTTGCCCTTCATGTACAGCATCACCTACGCTGCCTTCGCCATCATCGCCACGCTGCTCATGCTCAACCTCCTTATCGCCATGATGGGTGACACTCACTGGAGGGTGGCCCACGAGCGGGATGAGCTCTGGAGGGCGCAG GTGGTGGCCACCACGGTGATGCTGGAGCGGAAGCTGCCTCGCTGCCTGTGGCCTCGCTCGGGGATCTGCGGGCGCGAGTATGGGCTGGGGGACCGCTGGTTCCTGCG GGTGGAAGACAGACAGGATCTCAACCGGCAGCGGATGCGGCGCTACGCGCATGCCTTCCACATCCCGGCCTCCGAGGACTCGGACAAAGCCTCGGAGAAACTGCGGCTGGACCACCCCTCGGGCCCCCACCTGTGTCCGTCCACCCCCTCGGTGTCCCGAAGTACCTCCCGCAGCAGCGCCAACTGGGAGAGGCTTCGGCAAGGCACCCTGAGGAGGGAACTGAGGGGGTTGGTCAACAGGGGTCTGGAAGACGGGGAAGGCTGGGAGTATCAGATCTGA